The sequence GCGGCTGTCGCGGCGGCGGCGACAGCCGGTGGAAAAGCAGTGGAGAAAACGTAAGAACGGGCGCGGTTCAAAAGCCAATCGATCAGGCTGCGCCGACCGGCGGCAAATCCGCCGCTTGAGCCCAGTGCTTTACTCAGCGTGCCGATACGAATGTGGACGCCGCTTTCGACTCCCAAATGCTCGGCCACGCCGCGGCCATGCGCGCCGAAGATGCCGGTGGCGTGCGCTTCGTCCACCATCAGCATGGCGTGATATTTTTCCGCTAGTTCGGCCAATTGCGCCAGCGGCGCGAAATCGCCATCCATGCTAAAGAGCGAATCGGTCACAATCAGCCGGCGGCGGTAGCGTGATGAATTGCCGAGCAGTTCGGCCAGATGATTCGCATCGGAGTGCCGATAAATATGCACTTCGGCCCGGGACAACCGGCAGCCGTCGATCAGGCTGGCATGATTTTTAGCGTCGGCATAAATGGCATCGCCCGCTCCAGCAAGGGCGGCCACCGTGCCACAGTTAGCGGCAAAGCCGGAGGTGAAGACCAGCGCCGCTTCGGTTCCTTCGAATTCCGCCAAGCGCCGTTCCAGTTCGGTATGGGCTTCG comes from Pirellulales bacterium and encodes:
- the bioF gene encoding 8-amino-7-oxononanoate synthase, whose amino-acid sequence is MAFDSLSWLDDELIALDAQHLRRSLATRAGPQQATITSDGREFINFGANDYLGLAADPRLADDANRATQQEGWGAGASPLITGHSEAHTELERRLAEFEGTEAALVFTSGFAANCGTVAALAGAGDAIYADAKNHASLIDGCRLSRAEVHIYRHSDANHLAELLGNSSRYRRRLIVTDSLFSMDGDFAPLAQLAELAEKYHAMLMVDEAHATGIFGAHGRGVAEHLGVESGVHIRIGTLSKALGSSGGFAAGRRSLIDWLLNRARSYVFSTAFPPAVAAAATAALQIVRDEPQRRQELLARAAALRRQLTAQGWNLAHSESQIIPLYIGDPRRTMQLAETLRERGLLVPGIRPPSVPAGESLLRISLSWAHTPAMLDKLLAALADCWAGMRGV